Proteins encoded in a region of the Nonomuraea helvata genome:
- a CDS encoding FHA domain-containing protein, with the protein MATCPQGHASGDDEYCDVCGAQMAGAPAPQPQAQAAAPGAESCPVCQTPRAGQFCEVCGHDYTGGSAPVSVPVGGGAHWEAVTAADRTYYEKVIAEGGPDATAMAFPPYCPERSFALVGEQVRVGRRSRARNVAPEIDLTGPPEDPGVSHLHAVLLAQPDGSWTLVDPGSSNGTQVNGKPVKVNVPVRIGPGDKIHLGAWTVITIREGTP; encoded by the coding sequence ATGGCCACCTGCCCGCAGGGCCACGCGTCGGGTGACGACGAATACTGCGACGTCTGCGGCGCCCAGATGGCCGGCGCCCCCGCACCCCAGCCGCAGGCCCAGGCCGCGGCGCCGGGGGCCGAGTCGTGCCCGGTCTGCCAGACGCCGCGCGCCGGGCAGTTCTGCGAGGTGTGCGGCCACGACTACACCGGCGGCAGCGCCCCTGTCTCCGTCCCCGTGGGCGGCGGGGCCCATTGGGAGGCCGTGACCGCCGCCGACCGCACGTACTACGAGAAGGTCATCGCCGAGGGGGGTCCTGACGCGACCGCGATGGCGTTCCCGCCGTACTGCCCCGAGCGCTCGTTCGCGCTGGTCGGCGAGCAGGTACGGGTAGGGCGGCGCAGCAGGGCCAGGAACGTGGCCCCCGAGATCGACCTGACCGGGCCGCCCGAGGACCCGGGCGTCTCCCACCTGCACGCCGTGCTGCTGGCCCAGCCGGACGGCTCGTGGACGCTGGTCGACCCCGGCTCCTCCAACGGCACCCAGGTGAACGGCAAGCCCGTCAAGGTCAACGTGCCGGTCAGGATCGGCCCAGGCGACAAGATCCACCTGGGCGCGTGGACCGTCATCACCATCAGGGAGGGCACGCCGTGA
- a CDS encoding transporter substrate-binding domain-containing protein translates to MKRALVVVLALVATAVAGCGTDGQESVLDKDRIVIAVRPDLPSVGFRRPDGTFEGFDVDVAAYIARKLHKEATYIGVLAADRQKVITNGRADLVLATFTIDQERKKDVLFAGPYHISYQDILQRPDETIKNVRDLKGRRICAVQGSNAAQRVVEEREVAAQLVPFNDYKACLSALKSKQVDAVTTNDVILAGLANQDGSGLKLANAQFNEQRTGVGMRKSDVPGCEAVNRAITDMYQDGTASRLLHRWFGKAGLDLSTIAVPQFEGCS, encoded by the coding sequence GTGAAGCGGGCGCTGGTGGTGGTGCTGGCCCTGGTCGCGACGGCGGTCGCGGGCTGCGGGACGGACGGGCAGGAGTCGGTCCTGGACAAGGACAGGATCGTCATCGCGGTACGCCCCGACCTGCCCTCGGTCGGATTCCGCCGGCCCGACGGCACGTTCGAGGGCTTCGACGTGGACGTGGCCGCCTACATCGCCCGCAAGCTGCACAAGGAGGCCACCTACATCGGGGTGCTGGCCGCCGACCGGCAGAAGGTGATCACCAACGGCCGGGCCGACCTGGTGCTGGCCACCTTCACGATCGACCAGGAGCGCAAGAAGGACGTGCTCTTCGCAGGGCCGTACCACATCTCCTACCAGGACATCCTGCAGCGGCCCGACGAGACGATCAAGAACGTGCGCGACCTCAAGGGGCGCAGGATCTGCGCCGTGCAGGGCTCGAACGCGGCCCAGCGGGTCGTGGAGGAGCGCGAGGTGGCGGCGCAGCTCGTGCCGTTCAACGACTACAAGGCGTGCCTGTCGGCGCTGAAGAGCAAGCAGGTGGACGCGGTGACCACCAACGACGTCATCCTGGCGGGGCTGGCCAACCAGGACGGCTCGGGGCTGAAGCTGGCCAACGCGCAGTTCAACGAGCAGCGCACCGGAGTGGGCATGCGCAAGAGCGACGTGCCGGGGTGCGAGGCGGTCAACCGGGCGATCACCGACATGTACCAGGACGGGACGGCGAGCAGGCTGCTGCACCGGTGGTTCGGCAAGGCGGGGCTGGATCTGTCGACCATCGCGGTGCCGCAGTTCGAGGGCTGCTCCTGA
- the rpoD gene encoding RNA polymerase sigma factor RpoD: protein MADLVAKGRERGSVTVDDVAAALDRSELPSDALERVVRMLAENGVEVLEPQGDEESTRADEEDVGKRAPTSDLVRIYLREIGRVPLLTAEEEVELAKSIEAGLFAEDKLANGVSRLAFPEFRELVWQGTRAKQRLIEANLRLVVSIAKRYVGRGMLFLDLIQEGNLGLIRAVEKFDYTKGYKFSTYATWWIRQAITRAIADQARTIRIPVHMVETINKLVRVQRQLHQDLGREPIPEEIAKEMDLPVDRVVEIQRIAQEPVSLQSPIGEEDSDLGDFIEDADAVVPMEAAAFIMLQDQLDDILATLSDREQRIIQLRFGLADGHPRTLEEVGREFGVTRERIRQIESKTLAKLRHPTRAQMLRDYLD, encoded by the coding sequence GTGGCGGATCTCGTCGCGAAGGGAAGGGAGCGCGGGAGCGTAACCGTCGATGACGTCGCAGCCGCGCTTGACCGGTCCGAGTTGCCGTCCGACGCGCTGGAACGCGTCGTGCGAATGCTCGCCGAGAACGGCGTGGAGGTCCTCGAGCCCCAGGGCGACGAGGAATCCACCCGCGCCGATGAGGAAGACGTCGGCAAGCGGGCTCCGACCAGTGATCTGGTCCGTATATATCTACGGGAGATCGGCCGCGTGCCCCTACTGACCGCTGAGGAGGAGGTGGAGCTCGCCAAGTCGATCGAAGCCGGCCTGTTCGCCGAGGACAAGCTGGCCAACGGGGTCTCGCGTCTGGCCTTCCCGGAGTTCAGGGAGCTCGTCTGGCAGGGCACCAGAGCCAAACAGCGGCTCATCGAGGCCAACCTCAGGCTCGTGGTGTCGATCGCCAAGCGGTACGTGGGCCGCGGCATGCTGTTCCTGGACCTGATCCAGGAGGGCAACCTCGGGCTCATCCGGGCGGTCGAGAAGTTCGACTACACCAAGGGCTACAAGTTCTCCACCTACGCGACATGGTGGATCAGGCAGGCGATCACCCGTGCCATCGCCGACCAGGCGCGGACGATCCGCATCCCCGTGCACATGGTGGAGACCATCAACAAGCTCGTACGCGTGCAGCGTCAGCTCCACCAGGACCTCGGCCGCGAGCCGATTCCCGAGGAGATCGCCAAGGAGATGGACCTCCCTGTCGATCGCGTGGTGGAGATCCAGCGCATCGCCCAGGAGCCCGTGTCGCTGCAGTCGCCGATCGGTGAGGAGGACTCCGACCTCGGCGACTTCATCGAGGACGCCGACGCTGTCGTGCCCATGGAGGCCGCGGCCTTCATCATGCTGCAGGACCAGCTCGACGACATCCTGGCCACGCTGTCCGACCGCGAGCAGCGCATCATCCAGCTCCGCTTCGGCCTGGCCGACGGCCATCCGCGCACGCTGGAGGAGGTGGGCAGGGAGTTCGGCGTCACGCGGGAGCGCATCCGGCAGATCGAGTCGAAGACCCTGGCCAAGCTCCGCCACCCGACGCGCGCGCAGATGCTCAGGGACTACCTGGACTGA
- the dnaG gene encoding DNA primase encodes MAGRIRDVDIALVRERSPIADVIGEHIQLRNAGGGNLKGLCPFHDEKSPSFNVTPERGMYFCLAAETQVMTWEGVRPIAELAGGVHRILASDGTWVDAPFMSFGVQSLMKIVVTRNGQQKEIFATPEHRWFVRSGRKQDKRAEVITKDLKPRQRLVTVFPGSRIKRTTPSPFGIAHGITFGDGTRAATGSRATLDSVKDAQLLKWFPLSYVTEGSEGASGNSRQLLVHHLPRFFKELPSLDESVPYLYGWLAGYLAADGHVAKDGTIMLNCADKATLEFVRAVCTRLGIGTYGITEQVRVGFPGREPSSIFRVHFVNEDLTEDFFLIDEHRLRFTGAVKAFARRGWVVQSIEETDRVEEVFCATVDHGHAFVLEDNILTGNCFGCSEGGDVITFVQKIEHLPFNEAIERLAQRAGIQLQYEQGGYVPRRDHGERARLIEAHKAAAEFYADKLFGPDAAPGRRFLSERGFERADAELFGVGYAPAEWEALTRHLLGRGFTAEELVKGGLAKEGRRGPMDRFRGRLIWPIRDATGDVIGFGARKLLDSDEGPKYLNTPDSPLYKKSQVLYGIDLAKREISKRAQAVIVEGYTDVMACHLAGVPTAVATCGTSFGEEHIKILRRFLLDQAEFRGEVIFTFDGDAAGQKAALRAFADEQKFVTQTYVAVQPDGLDPCDLRVKQGDAAVRDLIASREPLFQFAIRSTISRYDLRSNEGKIAALDAAAPIVAGIKDVGLRKRYAIDLDRWLGFMDERFVMQRISEAAGAQQGRPRRAPQAAPVDPSVRVEGELLKLAVQRPALLGPRFDALDPQAFTAPEHVLLHRIIVAAGGVVAGAYGGREWVDLLLEHAHEEGARGLVTRFAVEPIQADAHAEERYAGAMLAAIEAIAVDRAIAQVKSRIQRLNPVEEPQEYNKLFGELVALEQQRRVLRDRAAGS; translated from the coding sequence GTGGCTGGCCGGATCCGTGATGTCGACATCGCGCTCGTACGCGAGCGTTCACCCATCGCCGATGTGATCGGCGAACACATCCAGTTGCGCAACGCGGGGGGCGGCAATCTCAAGGGCCTGTGCCCCTTCCACGACGAGAAGAGCCCGTCCTTCAACGTCACCCCCGAGCGCGGGATGTACTTCTGCCTGGCGGCGGAGACGCAGGTCATGACCTGGGAGGGCGTGCGTCCCATCGCCGAGCTTGCGGGCGGGGTGCACCGGATTCTCGCATCGGACGGCACGTGGGTGGACGCGCCGTTCATGTCCTTCGGTGTTCAGTCGCTCATGAAGATCGTGGTGACCCGCAACGGGCAGCAGAAGGAGATCTTCGCCACGCCCGAGCATCGTTGGTTCGTGCGATCCGGGCGCAAGCAGGACAAACGTGCAGAAGTGATCACCAAGGACCTGAAGCCGCGCCAGCGGCTGGTCACGGTGTTCCCGGGCTCGCGCATCAAGCGCACCACCCCATCGCCCTTTGGCATCGCCCATGGAATCACTTTCGGTGACGGCACCCGAGCCGCAACGGGAAGCAGGGCGACGCTTGACAGCGTCAAGGACGCGCAACTGCTCAAGTGGTTTCCCCTCAGCTATGTGACGGAGGGCTCCGAAGGGGCCTCGGGAAACAGCAGGCAACTCCTGGTCCACCACCTGCCGCGGTTCTTCAAGGAGCTCCCTTCGCTGGATGAGTCCGTGCCGTACCTTTACGGCTGGCTCGCGGGCTATCTGGCCGCCGACGGACATGTCGCCAAAGACGGAACGATCATGCTCAACTGCGCGGACAAGGCGACGCTGGAGTTCGTCCGCGCCGTATGCACCAGGCTCGGGATCGGCACGTACGGCATAACGGAGCAGGTCAGGGTTGGCTTTCCCGGTAGGGAGCCAAGCTCGATCTTCCGTGTTCACTTTGTCAACGAGGACCTCACCGAAGATTTCTTCCTGATCGACGAGCATCGTCTGAGGTTCACCGGAGCGGTGAAGGCGTTCGCCAGGCGTGGCTGGGTGGTGCAGTCGATCGAGGAGACCGACCGGGTCGAGGAGGTGTTCTGTGCCACTGTCGACCATGGGCATGCGTTTGTCCTAGAAGACAATATTTTGACCGGGAACTGCTTCGGATGCTCCGAAGGTGGCGACGTGATCACGTTCGTCCAGAAGATCGAGCATCTGCCGTTCAACGAGGCGATCGAGCGGCTTGCACAGCGGGCAGGCATCCAGCTGCAGTATGAGCAAGGGGGCTATGTCCCGAGGCGTGACCATGGCGAGCGGGCCAGGCTGATCGAGGCGCACAAGGCGGCCGCGGAGTTCTACGCCGACAAGCTGTTCGGGCCCGACGCGGCGCCCGGGCGGCGGTTCCTGTCGGAGCGGGGGTTCGAGCGGGCCGACGCCGAGCTGTTCGGGGTGGGGTACGCGCCCGCCGAGTGGGAGGCGCTCACGCGCCATCTCCTGGGGCGCGGGTTCACCGCTGAGGAGTTGGTCAAGGGCGGCCTGGCCAAGGAGGGGCGGCGGGGCCCCATGGACCGTTTCAGGGGGCGGCTGATCTGGCCGATCAGGGACGCCACCGGGGACGTGATCGGATTCGGGGCGCGAAAGTTGCTCGATTCCGATGAAGGTCCGAAATATCTGAATACGCCTGACTCGCCGCTTTACAAGAAGAGCCAGGTGCTTTATGGCATCGACCTCGCCAAACGGGAGATCTCCAAGCGGGCTCAGGCGGTGATCGTCGAGGGCTATACCGATGTGATGGCGTGCCACCTGGCCGGGGTGCCGACGGCGGTGGCCACGTGCGGCACGTCGTTCGGCGAGGAGCACATCAAGATCCTGCGCAGGTTCCTGCTCGACCAGGCCGAGTTCCGGGGCGAGGTGATCTTCACCTTCGACGGTGACGCGGCGGGGCAGAAGGCGGCGCTGCGGGCGTTCGCCGACGAGCAGAAGTTCGTCACGCAGACCTACGTCGCGGTGCAGCCCGACGGGCTCGACCCGTGCGACCTGCGCGTCAAGCAGGGCGACGCGGCCGTGCGGGATCTGATCGCGAGCAGGGAGCCGCTCTTCCAGTTCGCGATCAGGAGCACGATCTCCCGTTACGACCTGCGCAGCAACGAAGGCAAGATCGCCGCGCTCGACGCCGCCGCGCCGATCGTGGCCGGGATCAAGGACGTGGGGCTGCGCAAGCGCTATGCCATCGACCTCGACCGGTGGCTGGGCTTCATGGACGAGCGGTTCGTCATGCAGCGCATCTCCGAGGCGGCGGGCGCGCAGCAGGGCCGCCCGCGGCGCGCGCCCCAGGCGGCGCCCGTCGACCCGAGCGTGCGGGTGGAGGGCGAGCTGCTCAAGCTGGCCGTGCAGCGCCCAGCGCTGCTCGGGCCGCGCTTCGACGCGCTCGACCCGCAGGCGTTCACGGCTCCCGAGCACGTGCTGCTGCACAGGATCATCGTGGCCGCCGGGGGTGTGGTCGCGGGTGCCTACGGCGGTCGGGAGTGGGTCGATCTGCTGCTGGAGCACGCGCACGAGGAGGGCGCCCGGGGGCTGGTGACTCGCTTCGCGGTGGAGCCGATCCAGGCCGACGCGCACGCCGAGGAGCGCTATGCCGGGGCCATGCTGGCGGCCATCGAGGCCATCGCGGTGGACCGGGCGATCGCTCAGGTGAAGTCGCGGATCCAGCGGCTCAATCCGGTGGAGGAGCCGCAGGAGTACAACAAGCTGTTCGGGGAGCTGGTGGCCCTGGAGCAGCAGCGCCGCGTGCTCCGCGACCGCGCCGCCGGGAGCTGA
- a CDS encoding M23 family metallopeptidase has translation MRSGHLGRWAAVMGAVLLAAGCSQATGLAGVSVQSPAGLRPSAAPSSTVVASTGPATSATPSPTAEHQAAEQPPKGDDPVRVPPPKLSKYEYAFPVKGCRTTYQRQLLVLPKTTIWAQQGCAFVAPIGGVVDEVNVQNKWRPATDNGADREGRFVTIIGDDGVRYLGGHLDSIADGIKPGVRVNAGQLLGRVGKSGNARDTGANLYFAISWKTGPAFWWVRRGMVKPWDYLDAWQSGNRTYSPRDETLALRGKLGETPRCAVQCSSKKTPQAQKTKRPKRDSGTTVTVTPSIAPFGQQ, from the coding sequence ATGCGATCGGGGCATCTCGGACGATGGGCGGCCGTCATGGGCGCCGTGCTGCTGGCTGCCGGCTGCTCCCAGGCCACCGGGCTGGCCGGGGTGAGCGTCCAGTCGCCCGCCGGCCTCCGGCCCTCCGCCGCCCCGTCCTCGACCGTCGTGGCCTCGACGGGCCCGGCGACCTCCGCGACGCCCAGCCCGACGGCTGAGCACCAGGCGGCCGAGCAGCCGCCCAAGGGGGACGACCCGGTCAGGGTGCCGCCGCCGAAGCTGTCGAAGTACGAGTACGCGTTCCCGGTCAAGGGCTGCAGGACGACCTATCAGCGCCAGCTGCTCGTGCTGCCCAAGACGACGATCTGGGCCCAGCAGGGGTGCGCGTTCGTGGCGCCGATCGGCGGCGTAGTGGACGAGGTGAACGTCCAGAACAAGTGGCGCCCGGCCACGGACAACGGGGCCGACCGCGAGGGCAGGTTCGTCACGATCATCGGGGACGACGGCGTGCGCTACCTCGGCGGCCACCTCGACTCGATCGCGGACGGCATCAAGCCGGGCGTCCGCGTCAACGCGGGCCAGTTGCTCGGACGGGTCGGCAAGTCGGGCAACGCCCGCGACACCGGGGCCAATCTCTACTTCGCGATCTCGTGGAAGACGGGCCCGGCCTTCTGGTGGGTACGCAGGGGCATGGTCAAGCCGTGGGACTACCTCGACGCCTGGCAGTCCGGCAACCGCACGTACTCGCCCAGGGACGAGACGCTGGCACTCCGCGGCAAGCTGGGCGAGACGCCGCGCTGCGCCGTGCAGTGCTCGTCGAAGAAGACCCCGCAGGCCCAGAAGACGAAGCGGCCGAAGCGAGACAGCGGCACCACGGTCACTGTGACCCCGTCGATAGCTCCTTTTGGTCAACAATGA
- a CDS encoding NAD(P)/FAD-dependent oxidoreductase, whose product MATYVIVGAGLAGAKAAETLREEGFDGEIVLIGAESERPYERPPLSKEYLQGKSEREKIFIHGPEWYADNGVDLRLGTRVTRIEPDNHLVRLSDGSRQPYGKLLIATGATPRRLPGPAHYLRTVQDSEALKERFAAVGSVLIVGASWIGLETAVAARAAGCEVTVVEPEPTALNRALGHELGDLFARLHAGKGVDLRFGTAAAEITDTGVRLSSGERLAADMVVAGIGAVPEVGLAREAGLDVGQGVLTDAALRTSHPDVFAAGDVAEPHHPLYGRRLRVEHWANALHGGPAAARSMLGQDVVYDRIPYFYTDQYELSMEFSGDIEGYDEIVYRGEPESLEFIAYWLRGGRVIAGMNVNVWDVVDEIQELIRSGVIVDQKELSTGSQ is encoded by the coding sequence ATGGCCACATATGTGATCGTCGGCGCCGGACTCGCGGGGGCCAAGGCCGCTGAGACGCTGCGCGAGGAGGGCTTCGACGGCGAGATCGTGCTGATCGGCGCCGAGTCCGAACGGCCCTATGAACGACCGCCCCTGTCCAAGGAGTACCTCCAGGGCAAGAGCGAACGCGAGAAGATCTTCATCCATGGTCCGGAGTGGTACGCCGACAACGGCGTGGACCTGAGGCTCGGCACCCGCGTCACCCGCATCGAGCCCGACAACCACCTGGTCAGGCTCAGCGACGGGTCGCGGCAGCCGTACGGCAAACTGCTCATCGCCACCGGAGCCACTCCCAGACGGCTGCCGGGACCCGCTCACTACCTGCGTACCGTCCAGGACAGCGAGGCGCTCAAGGAGCGTTTCGCGGCCGTCGGCAGCGTGCTCATCGTCGGCGCGTCCTGGATCGGGCTGGAGACCGCGGTGGCCGCCCGCGCGGCGGGCTGCGAGGTGACCGTCGTCGAGCCCGAGCCCACCGCGCTCAACCGGGCGCTCGGCCACGAACTCGGCGACCTGTTCGCCCGCCTGCACGCCGGCAAAGGCGTGGACCTGCGCTTCGGCACCGCCGCCGCCGAGATCACCGACACCGGCGTGCGGCTCAGCTCGGGCGAGCGGCTCGCCGCCGACATGGTGGTGGCCGGCATCGGCGCCGTGCCCGAGGTCGGGCTCGCCCGCGAGGCCGGGCTCGACGTCGGCCAGGGCGTACTCACCGACGCCGCCCTGCGCACCTCGCACCCCGACGTGTTCGCCGCCGGCGACGTGGCCGAGCCCCACCACCCGCTGTACGGGCGCCGCCTGCGCGTCGAGCACTGGGCCAACGCTCTGCACGGCGGCCCGGCCGCCGCCCGGTCCATGCTCGGCCAGGACGTGGTCTACGACCGGATCCCGTACTTCTACACCGACCAGTACGAGCTGAGCATGGAGTTCTCCGGCGACATCGAGGGCTACGACGAGATCGTCTACCGGGGCGAGCCCGAGAGCCTGGAGTTCATCGCGTACTGGCTGCGCGGCGGCCGGGTGATCGCCGGCATGAACGTCAACGTCTGGGACGTCGTGGACGAGATCCAGGAGCTCATCAGGTCAGGCGTCATTGTTGACCAAAAGGAGCTATCGACGGGGTCACAGTGA
- a CDS encoding deoxyguanosinetriphosphate triphosphohydrolase: MPYYDQHDQDRWVPEPPGNPERSAFERDRARVLHSAALRRLAAKTQVVGPGETLGGGQHIPRTRLTHSLECAQVGREMGATLGVDPDLVETACLAHDLGHPPFGHNGEVALNALAASCGGFEGNAQSLRLLTRLEAKVLTEDGRSAGLNLTRAALDASIKYPWTCEKSPKFGVYDDDLPVFRWIRDGAPEGRVSFEAQIMDWADDVAYSVHDLEDALHSGHVTPEVLRSPVERTQVCETTRTWYAPYADLNELDEIFARLITDPLWPRRFEATLADLAGLKALTSGLIGRFCRSAQAATKEVYGSRHRADLVVPHATRLECALLKGVTAHYVMTTSDHNAKQARQRELITELAAMITLGAPGTLEPAFRPAYLEASDDAARVRVVIDQIASLTDTSAVAWHRRLSR, translated from the coding sequence ATGCCGTACTACGACCAGCACGATCAGGACCGTTGGGTTCCGGAACCTCCCGGCAATCCTGAACGGTCCGCGTTCGAGCGCGACCGGGCCCGGGTGCTGCACAGCGCCGCGCTCCGCAGGCTGGCCGCGAAGACGCAGGTCGTGGGCCCTGGCGAGACGCTCGGCGGTGGCCAGCACATCCCGCGCACCCGGCTCACGCACTCCCTCGAATGCGCTCAGGTCGGCAGGGAGATGGGCGCCACGCTGGGCGTCGATCCCGACCTGGTGGAGACGGCCTGCCTGGCGCACGACCTGGGGCACCCGCCGTTCGGGCACAACGGGGAGGTGGCGCTCAACGCGCTGGCGGCCTCGTGCGGCGGCTTCGAGGGCAACGCGCAGAGCCTGCGCCTGCTGACCAGGCTGGAGGCCAAGGTCCTCACCGAGGACGGCCGCAGCGCCGGGCTCAACCTGACCCGGGCCGCCCTCGACGCTTCCATCAAATATCCCTGGACATGCGAAAAATCCCCAAAATTCGGCGTATACGACGATGATCTGCCCGTGTTCCGGTGGATCAGGGACGGCGCGCCGGAGGGGCGGGTGAGCTTCGAGGCCCAGATCATGGACTGGGCCGACGACGTCGCCTACTCCGTGCACGACCTCGAAGACGCCCTCCACTCCGGCCACGTCACCCCCGAGGTGCTCCGGTCGCCTGTCGAACGCACGCAGGTGTGCGAGACCACCCGCACGTGGTACGCCCCGTACGCCGACCTCAACGAGCTGGACGAGATCTTCGCCCGGCTGATCACCGACCCGCTCTGGCCGCGCCGCTTCGAGGCCACGCTCGCCGACCTGGCGGGCCTCAAGGCCCTCACGAGCGGGCTCATCGGCCGCTTCTGCCGCTCCGCCCAGGCGGCCACCAAGGAGGTGTACGGCTCCCGCCACCGCGCCGACCTCGTCGTCCCCCACGCCACGCGCCTGGAGTGCGCCCTGCTGAAAGGCGTGACCGCCCACTACGTCATGACCACCAGCGACCACAACGCCAAACAGGCCAGGCAGCGTGAGCTCATCACCGAGCTGGCTGCGATGATCACGCTGGGCGCGCCGGGCACGCTGGAGCCCGCCTTCAGGCCCGCGTACCTGGAGGCCTCCGACGACGCGGCCCGCGTCCGCGTCGTGATCGACCAGATCGCCTCGCTCACCGACACCTCGGCCGTGGCCTGGCACCGCAGGCTCTCCCGCTGA
- a CDS encoding M48 family metallopeptidase codes for MTTAFRAVLAFTLLAGFYVLVGLILVAAIFFDVLLLVDFHANTLKIAIFLTLAAGALVRALFVVSRRQGGEQPGVPVGREHEPVLWQTVEELAQRVRTAPPDEIRLVAEVNAAVSEDTRWLGMKATRRRMFVGLPLLQTLTVDEMRAVLGHELGHYSGAHTRLGAPVYRGRVSLIATIQGLRNQPFFQRLFTWYAKLYFRVSQAVSRKQELEADQFAVAISGRQAMAGALRKIHATATGWNLYVNDYLSLTGAGGTRPSSVFGGFHALMSDPDRQAEIAKLGAEPEEVSPYDSHPSLAERLAAIEHLPEPPHVPDPRSALTLLHDANVAVQAVEQAMWTPEALTGLRPVAWEELVAHGMYAGRNADALRDLAVAGQRVMGAARPYLDAAFEAIARGRQADLEAVLRELGWNPSDTLLAGVLGQALEAVLIQLGQAKWTLSWSGPARLLYDDGEEVALSEYAAQVATDPAAVPGLRQWLGDHGMRHDYVPFEESAPEVPASPVSSV; via the coding sequence ATGACGACAGCGTTCCGAGCGGTGCTGGCCTTCACACTGCTCGCCGGTTTCTACGTTCTGGTCGGCCTCATCCTGGTGGCGGCCATCTTCTTCGACGTCCTGCTCCTCGTCGACTTCCACGCCAACACCCTCAAGATCGCGATCTTCCTCACCCTGGCGGCGGGCGCGCTCGTACGGGCGCTGTTCGTGGTGAGCCGCCGCCAGGGCGGCGAGCAGCCCGGAGTGCCGGTCGGGCGCGAGCACGAGCCGGTGCTCTGGCAGACGGTCGAGGAGCTCGCGCAGCGCGTCCGCACGGCTCCGCCGGACGAGATCCGGCTGGTCGCTGAGGTGAACGCGGCCGTCTCCGAGGACACGCGCTGGCTGGGGATGAAGGCGACGCGGCGGCGGATGTTCGTCGGCCTGCCGCTGCTGCAGACACTTACGGTGGACGAGATGCGCGCGGTGCTCGGGCACGAGCTGGGCCACTACAGCGGCGCCCACACGCGCCTGGGCGCGCCGGTCTACCGGGGGCGGGTCTCCCTCATCGCGACCATCCAGGGGCTGCGCAACCAGCCGTTCTTCCAGCGCCTGTTCACCTGGTACGCCAAGCTCTACTTCCGGGTATCGCAGGCCGTCTCGCGCAAGCAGGAGCTGGAGGCCGACCAGTTCGCGGTCGCGATCAGCGGCCGGCAGGCCATGGCGGGCGCCCTGCGCAAGATCCACGCCACCGCGACGGGCTGGAACCTGTACGTCAACGACTACCTCTCGCTGACCGGCGCGGGCGGCACCAGGCCGTCCTCGGTGTTCGGGGGCTTCCACGCGCTCATGAGCGACCCCGACCGCCAGGCCGAGATCGCCAAGCTGGGCGCGGAGCCGGAGGAGGTCTCGCCGTACGACTCCCATCCCAGCCTGGCCGAGCGCCTGGCCGCCATCGAGCACCTGCCGGAGCCGCCGCACGTACCCGACCCCCGGTCCGCGCTGACGCTGCTGCACGACGCGAACGTGGCGGTGCAGGCGGTGGAGCAGGCCATGTGGACACCGGAGGCGCTCACGGGGCTGCGGCCGGTGGCGTGGGAGGAGCTGGTGGCCCACGGCATGTACGCGGGCCGCAACGCCGACGCCCTGCGCGACCTGGCGGTGGCCGGGCAGCGGGTGATGGGGGCCGCGCGGCCATACCTGGACGCCGCCTTCGAGGCGATCGCGCGGGGGCGGCAGGCGGACCTGGAGGCCGTGCTGCGCGAGCTCGGCTGGAACCCGTCCGACACCCTGCTGGCCGGTGTGCTGGGGCAGGCGCTGGAGGCGGTGCTGATCCAGCTCGGTCAGGCCAAGTGGACCCTGTCCTGGTCGGGGCCGGCGCGGCTGCTGTACGACGACGGGGAGGAGGTGGCGCTGTCGGAGTACGCCGCGCAGGTGGCGACCGACCCGGCGGCCGTGCCGGGGCTCCGGCAGTGGCTGGGCGATCACGGCATGCGCCACGACTACGTCCCCTTCGAGGAGTCCGCCCCTGAGGTCCCGGCCTCCCCGGTCTCCTCCGTCTAG